The Lottiidibacillus patelloidae genome includes the window AAGTTTCATTCTTTGGGCTAATCTTAGCGACAATCTTAGGGTTTATTGTTGGTATTGCTAGACTATCACCTAACTGGTTAACAAATAAAGTGTCTAGTATATATATCGAAACATTTAGAAATACTCCACTATTAGTTCAACTATTTATTTGGTATTTTGCTGTTATCTTACCGTTACCTTTAATTAAAGATAGTGTTAATATTGGCATTATGTATTTAAGTAATCGTGGAGCGGCAATTCCATGGTATGTATCAAATGAAGGAACTTTAATTTGGGTATCATTATTTATTATCGGAATAATTTCTGCATTTTTCCTTTGGAAGGTGCGCGTAAAACAACAAGTGGAAACAGGTAAAAATAAGCGACCATTACTGTGGGCATTTGGTGCGCTAGTCACTAGTTTACTTGTTGCATTAATCATTACAGGACAAGGTCCGGTGCATATTTCATTACCATCTATTGTTGATAATAGCTATGTCGGTGGAGTAGAGCTGTCTCCTGGTTTCTTAGCTGTATTAATTGGTTTAGTTATGTACACGGCTACTTACATCGCAGAGATTGTACGTGCTGGTATTATGGCAGTTTCCAAAGGACAAATAGAGGCTGCAAAAGCGTTAGGGCTAAAAAATACAACAACATTGCGATTAGTTACTTTACCACAAGCAATTCGAATCATTATTCCTCCGCTAACGAGTCAATATTTAAACTTAATTAAAAACTCAAGTTTAGCAGCGGCAGTAGCATTCCCGGAAATTGTTAATATTGGTTATATTACATTAAATCAAACTGGACGAGATGTAGAAGTAATCTTTGTCATGATTTCAGTGTATTTATTCTTTAGTTTATCGACGTCAATATTAATGAACATTTTCAACAAATATACACAGTTGGTAGAGAGGTGACGATAAATGAGTAATTTAGAATTAAATAAAGAAATAGAAGAAGTCGTCGCGCCTCCAAAAACTGCAGTCGGATTTATTGGTTGGATGAAACAAAACTTATTTAGTTCATGGTTTAACACGATATTAACAATCATCAGTGCTATGCTTGTTTATTATATAGCGACGGGATCAATAAAATGGATATTTTTTGAGGCGGAATGGCGTGTCGTAACAGAGAATTTCCGAGTATTAATGGTAGGAAGATATCCAGTAGATGAAATATGGCGCATATGGGCTGGAATTACTTTCTCTAG containing:
- a CDS encoding amino acid ABC transporter permease, with product MSLKKQEAATVAIPFWRDKRYIPIIAQALFVVFVASLLIFFAINYFNGMAQIGRAFGYQFLDSRAGFAITDTIIKYVPSDSYGRALFVGIVNTIKVSFFGLILATILGFIVGIARLSPNWLTNKVSSIYIETFRNTPLLVQLFIWYFAVILPLPLIKDSVNIGIMYLSNRGAAIPWYVSNEGTLIWVSLFIIGIISAFFLWKVRVKQQVETGKNKRPLLWAFGALVTSLLVALIITGQGPVHISLPSIVDNSYVGGVELSPGFLAVLIGLVMYTATYIAEIVRAGIMAVSKGQIEAAKALGLKNTTTLRLVTLPQAIRIIIPPLTSQYLNLIKNSSLAAAVAFPEIVNIGYITLNQTGRDVEVIFVMISVYLFFSLSTSILMNIFNKYTQLVER